One Natronolimnobius sp. AArcel1 DNA window includes the following coding sequences:
- the ribB gene encoding 3,4-dihydroxy-2-butanone-4-phosphate synthase produces MTGRHAGPRSSSSGDAEATATDVSTDATDDAFDHALESLRAGEPILVHDAADREGETDLIYHADAVTPDAVARLRNDAGGLVCVALGHDIAEAFDLPFYVDEIDHPAATGHELGYDDRSSFSVTVNHRDTYTGITDADRSKTIQELGAAATDPDATAFAAAFRVPGHVHLLKAAPDLLAQREGHTELGVALADAANRSPAVVVCEMLDDETGGALAPADARAYADRYDLAYLEGSAVLERLG; encoded by the coding sequence ATGACTGGCCGTCACGCTGGTCCGCGCTCGAGTTCGAGCGGTGACGCCGAGGCAACCGCAACCGATGTGAGCACCGACGCCACCGACGACGCATTCGATCACGCCCTCGAGTCGCTGCGAGCGGGCGAGCCGATTTTGGTCCACGATGCGGCCGACCGAGAAGGCGAGACAGATTTGATCTACCACGCCGACGCGGTCACGCCCGACGCGGTTGCCCGACTGCGAAACGATGCCGGCGGCCTCGTCTGTGTCGCCCTCGGCCACGACATCGCCGAGGCATTCGACCTGCCGTTCTACGTTGACGAAATCGACCACCCCGCAGCGACCGGCCACGAACTCGGCTACGACGATCGTTCGTCGTTCTCGGTGACCGTCAACCACCGCGACACCTACACTGGAATTACGGACGCCGACCGGTCGAAAACCATTCAGGAACTGGGCGCAGCAGCCACCGATCCCGACGCAACTGCGTTCGCGGCGGCGTTTCGCGTCCCCGGACACGTCCACCTGCTCAAAGCCGCGCCGGATCTACTCGCCCAGCGCGAAGGCCACACCGAACTTGGCGTTGCCCTCGCCGACGCCGCTAACCGCTCGCCCGCCGTGGTCGTCTGCGAAATGTTGGACGACGAAACCGGCGGTGCACTTGCCCCTGCTGATGCTCGCGCCTACGCTGACCGCTACGACCTCGCCTACCTCGAGGGCAGCGCCGTTCTCGAGCGATTGGGCTGA
- a CDS encoding helix-turn-helix domain-containing protein, translating to MTTTRRQIRTHVQANAGIHFNELVRESEFAPGQIQYHVRRLIDNDDLVRSEFYGRTHYYPPTYDEWERAALALFRRETTRELVVYLIEHESAGPSDVAARLDIARSTLEYHLERLVEHEIVEKSYDARNRVTLSLANPERTGELLATVEPTVPDRLVDRFTRLVDDLLEAD from the coding sequence ATGACTACGACTCGACGCCAGATCAGAACACACGTACAGGCAAACGCCGGTATCCACTTCAACGAACTCGTCAGGGAGTCAGAGTTCGCACCAGGGCAGATACAGTACCACGTTCGGCGCTTGATCGACAACGACGACCTCGTCCGCAGCGAGTTCTACGGCCGTACTCACTACTATCCACCTACATACGACGAATGGGAACGCGCCGCTCTTGCGCTCTTTCGACGCGAAACGACCCGCGAACTCGTCGTCTATCTCATCGAGCACGAATCCGCTGGTCCAAGTGACGTCGCCGCCCGCCTCGACATCGCCCGAAGCACGCTCGAGTACCATCTCGAGCGACTCGTTGAGCACGAGATCGTCGAAAAGTCCTACGATGCACGCAATCGGGTGACGCTCTCGCTTGCGAACCCCGAACGAACTGGCGAACTGCTCGCAACCGTCGAGCCAACTGTTCCAGACCGACTGGTCGATCGGTTCACCCGCCTCGTCGACGACTTACTCGAGGCTGACTGA
- a CDS encoding nuclear transport factor 2 family protein: MMATDDREDLIQAYFDAMDEEDPAIARDALADEFVYESLTGTLEGFDGFARYVNELRGLSNSTHEVSLLVHDEDASVAEGTVTGENDEGDVEAKFCDVVEFDDAEESITRISVYLNDS, from the coding sequence ATGATGGCTACTGACGACCGCGAGGACCTGATTCAGGCGTATTTCGACGCAATGGACGAGGAAGACCCCGCAATTGCCCGCGACGCACTCGCCGATGAGTTCGTCTACGAATCACTGACGGGCACACTCGAGGGATTCGACGGCTTCGCACGCTACGTCAACGAACTGCGCGGGCTCTCGAACTCGACACACGAGGTTTCGCTGCTCGTTCACGACGAGGACGCCTCCGTTGCTGAGGGGACAGTTACCGGCGAGAACGATGAGGGAGACGTTGAGGCGAAGTTCTGTGATGTCGTGGAGTTCGACGACGCCGAGGAGTCGATCACGCGAATCAGCGTGTATCTGAACGACAGCTGA
- a CDS encoding DUF502 domain-containing protein, translating into MASWKRDFASGLIVLGPILITLYVIYWLYGLVAGITPGLILEWQAVDPFVPGGEDQARQVAQFLRVIVALTVLIILTLSVGYLMRTTIGGLVERLVDNIANRVPVMRVVYNASKMAAETAFGEQESLQKPVKLEVWEGLRMTAFKTGKVTDDDREVLFLPTSPNITTGFVIEVKSERIQEIDEDVEDALTRVLSAGFGDSDRNRGMDAGVSIDVIDEARAGENKNADAADDD; encoded by the coding sequence ATGGCTTCGTGGAAGCGGGATTTCGCGAGTGGGCTGATCGTCCTCGGCCCGATCCTCATTACCCTCTACGTCATCTACTGGCTCTACGGCCTTGTCGCCGGCATCACTCCCGGACTTATTCTCGAGTGGCAAGCCGTCGACCCGTTCGTTCCCGGCGGCGAAGATCAGGCCCGACAGGTCGCACAGTTCCTCCGCGTTATCGTCGCACTGACCGTCCTCATCATCCTGACCCTCTCGGTTGGCTATCTCATGCGAACGACGATTGGCGGTCTCGTTGAGCGACTTGTCGACAACATCGCAAATCGTGTCCCCGTGATGCGCGTCGTCTACAACGCCTCGAAGATGGCCGCCGAAACCGCCTTCGGCGAGCAAGAATCGCTCCAGAAACCCGTCAAACTCGAGGTCTGGGAGGGGCTTCGGATGACGGCGTTCAAGACCGGAAAGGTGACAGACGACGACCGAGAGGTCCTATTCTTGCCAACGTCGCCAAACATTACCACCGGGTTCGTCATCGAGGTCAAATCCGAGCGGATCCAAGAGATCGACGAGGACGTCGAAGACGCACTCACGCGAGTCCTGAGCGCCGGGTTCGGTGACTCAGACCGCAACCGGGGAATGGATGCCGGCGTGTCGATTGACGTGATCGACGAGGCAAGAGCTGGCGAGAACAAGAACGCAGACGCTGCGGACGACGACTGA
- a CDS encoding DUF120 domain-containing protein yields the protein MSLTTESAVGPDELAVLKLLALEGGLEGDLKISCSRLADRLDASNQTASRRLQRLESAGLLERDTVNDGQWVAVTEAGERALHGEYEDYRRIFETDAEVALEGTVTSGMGEGRHYISLSGYQRQFEDRLGYEPFPGTLNVDLREDSVRRRSAVSSLEPVAIDGWEDDDRTYGPAVCYPATIETSDGDTYEGAHTVAPERTHHDEDQLEVIAPDKLRDKLALEDDDYVTVSVGDRQ from the coding sequence ATGTCACTGACAACGGAGTCCGCCGTTGGCCCCGACGAACTCGCCGTCTTGAAGCTTCTGGCGCTCGAGGGCGGGCTCGAGGGCGATCTCAAAATCTCTTGCTCGCGGCTTGCAGATCGTCTCGACGCATCAAACCAGACTGCCTCGAGACGCCTCCAGCGACTCGAAAGCGCCGGGCTACTCGAGCGCGATACCGTCAACGACGGCCAGTGGGTTGCAGTCACCGAGGCTGGCGAGCGCGCCCTGCACGGCGAGTACGAAGACTACCGTCGCATTTTCGAGACGGACGCCGAGGTCGCCCTCGAGGGCACCGTCACGAGCGGGATGGGCGAGGGACGCCACTACATTTCGCTGTCGGGCTACCAACGCCAGTTCGAAGATCGTCTCGGCTACGAGCCCTTCCCCGGCACGCTGAACGTCGACCTACGCGAGGACAGCGTTCGCCGGCGTAGCGCCGTCTCCTCGCTCGAGCCGGTCGCGATCGACGGCTGGGAAGACGATGACCGAACGTATGGCCCCGCCGTCTGCTATCCGGCGACGATCGAAACGAGCGATGGCGACACCTACGAGGGCGCACACACAGTCGCCCCCGAACGCACACACCACGATGAGGACCAACTCGAGGTCATCGCCCCCGACAAACTGCGTGACAAACTCGCACTCGAGGACGACGACTACGTGACCGTCTCCGTGGGTGATCGCCAATGA
- a CDS encoding DICT sensory domain-containing protein: protein MSLRSFLDAAGTPNHAIVVLTTEVAAPLEGLLEAPFSESGIDVHLDSESDLNVGSGTVVALERENAIATDESLAVLLEDGAPVAASSLSELYETLLAINSDLFVTGTRGLGEIELPDLLAGLAETRLRLRGYPLAHKEKLLLILLSRYIEQTAWQADAGTIRSSFQHLSRLEDELGTRRVYERLGETGVDVHVYGVADRTPTPATDLEATVHTGSSDEYQNGWFVVHRPPEPTAPEATPAALVCLENGPRIWDGFWTFDPETVVAVDDYIAERL from the coding sequence GTGAGTCTTCGATCGTTTCTGGACGCTGCTGGGACGCCGAACCATGCTATTGTAGTCCTTACCACCGAGGTTGCAGCGCCACTCGAGGGGTTGCTCGAAGCGCCGTTCAGTGAGAGCGGTATCGACGTGCACCTCGATTCCGAGAGCGACCTCAACGTTGGCAGTGGGACCGTTGTCGCACTCGAGCGTGAGAATGCAATCGCCACGGACGAGAGCCTTGCCGTCTTGCTTGAGGATGGAGCGCCGGTCGCCGCCTCGTCGTTGTCGGAACTGTACGAGACGCTACTTGCGATTAACTCGGATCTGTTTGTTACTGGAACGCGGGGGTTAGGCGAGATCGAACTGCCGGACCTTCTCGCTGGCCTTGCAGAGACACGACTGCGGCTGCGCGGTTATCCGCTTGCACATAAAGAGAAACTGCTCCTCATTTTGCTCTCACGGTACATCGAACAGACTGCCTGGCAGGCCGATGCCGGCACGATTCGGTCGTCATTCCAGCACCTTTCCCGACTCGAGGACGAACTGGGGACGCGACGCGTCTACGAGCGTCTTGGCGAGACTGGGGTTGACGTTCATGTGTACGGTGTCGCGGACCGGACGCCGACACCTGCGACTGACCTCGAGGCTACGGTCCATACTGGCTCGAGCGACGAGTACCAAAACGGCTGGTTCGTCGTCCATCGACCACCCGAGCCGACGGCACCGGAGGCGACGCCAGCAGCCTTGGTCTGTCTCGAGAACGGCCCACGAATCTGGGATGGGTTCTGGACGTTTGATCCCGAAACCGTCGTTGCCGTCGACGACTACATCGCTGAACGTCTCTGA
- a CDS encoding AAA family ATPase, whose translation MFDECPGCGGLHTDMAVDSAESVVVCPTCGHQESIHREPLLIVSGAGGTGKSTVLNELRGTRDDAVLLDSDVLWRDEFWDDFEWYFQTWLRLCRDIAQSNRPPVLFGAGFGVPENLEAHPQYDCFSAVEYLVLLCDEDEQRQRLQARPPERHPDRFEITEENVTEQVEFNQWLKDNAECERDAVTTIDTTDETLETTAKQVDEWITTQIEAHSD comes from the coding sequence ATGTTCGATGAGTGTCCGGGCTGTGGCGGCTTACACACCGATATGGCTGTTGACAGCGCCGAATCGGTTGTCGTCTGTCCAACCTGCGGGCACCAGGAGTCGATTCATCGGGAGCCGTTGTTGATCGTCAGTGGCGCTGGCGGGACTGGCAAATCAACCGTCCTCAACGAGCTTCGGGGAACGCGTGATGATGCTGTGTTGCTCGACTCGGATGTGCTCTGGCGGGACGAGTTCTGGGACGACTTCGAATGGTACTTCCAGACGTGGCTTCGTCTCTGTCGAGATATTGCCCAATCGAATCGTCCGCCCGTCCTGTTCGGGGCCGGATTTGGGGTTCCAGAGAACCTCGAGGCCCATCCACAGTACGACTGTTTTTCCGCAGTGGAGTATCTCGTGTTGCTCTGTGACGAGGACGAACAGCGCCAGCGATTACAGGCGCGCCCACCAGAACGGCATCCGGATCGCTTCGAAATCACCGAAGAGAATGTCACAGAACAGGTTGAATTCAACCAGTGGCTCAAAGACAACGCAGAGTGCGAACGTGATGCAGTGACGACCATCGATACAACAGATGAAACACTCGAGACGACTGCAAAACAGGTCGATGAGTGGATTACGACGCAAATTGAAGCGCACTCCGACTGA
- a CDS encoding copper resistance protein CopC: protein MDRDPASPDRRPETRARTVAVLAAVTLVAALALSSLAMPVAAHAYLSETDPGNGEQVETLPEDVTLTFSGDGVQNADISVVDPDGEEVSDDPEIDPDDTQLVDVPLEVNGDDAPEGMYTVEWEVLADDGHTTSGSFFFSLGDEPLDRDTVLEAYEDDDEVDDEVPPLETAAKGLLLVALVGLVGGPAAAALAVYPVTDRFNASTRVLDRRLKRLLAGTAAVLLASVLTLGYVQASAVGPLSLETILEFLGMPLGQAWLVQFVAALAVCGALALGFAGIGSRPIWLGGTALGSIIVGGAVSWTSHSATAIDRVQGMAVDFVHIGGAALWVGGLVVLALVVPAVLRETAPADRSALAAGTIRRYSLLALTGVTLAGATGLALAAWHVPSLSALSDSIYGTALSAKTLLVLLALGLGGLTRFILLRHLESSPADRGGLTGRLFETGDQLREDGGEPPTDRATTSFVRAVRLEVAVLVVVLLLSGLLTSVPTAAVVGGEEDDLEPATIELEGDDVDMLLTALPGEASAGASGEQFHLEENEPIVFEVAFIESGADADTEGDESDAADIDSDELLESDQTVRLTADAVDGDTTFDIELEQTDDGTYAAVQPFADDGNWDIRVTGSPDGQFVSEWVEAYVAAEGDHDHDDHNGADDHDHEHDHDDQAAADDSEHDHDPDTDSAFATLLQFGAITIGIIGSLAVVVESVRLRDRG, encoded by the coding sequence ATGGACCGAGACCCAGCATCGCCCGACCGCCGCCCTGAAACGCGCGCCCGCACCGTGGCCGTCCTTGCAGCCGTCACCCTCGTAGCCGCACTCGCCCTCTCGAGTCTCGCAATGCCGGTCGCGGCTCACGCCTATCTGAGTGAGACGGACCCCGGAAACGGCGAGCAGGTCGAAACACTGCCCGAGGACGTGACGCTCACGTTCTCCGGTGACGGCGTCCAGAACGCGGACATCTCCGTTGTCGATCCCGACGGCGAGGAGGTCAGCGACGACCCTGAGATAGATCCCGATGATACACAACTCGTCGACGTTCCGCTCGAGGTCAACGGAGACGACGCCCCCGAGGGGATGTACACCGTCGAATGGGAAGTGCTGGCCGATGACGGCCACACGACCTCCGGCTCTTTCTTCTTCAGCCTCGGCGACGAACCACTCGACCGCGACACCGTTCTCGAGGCGTACGAAGACGATGATGAGGTTGACGACGAAGTTCCACCGCTCGAAACTGCCGCAAAAGGACTTCTGTTAGTCGCACTCGTCGGTCTCGTTGGCGGACCCGCCGCTGCGGCACTGGCTGTCTATCCCGTCACCGATCGATTCAACGCCTCGACGCGCGTCCTCGACCGGCGTCTCAAGCGACTACTAGCCGGCACAGCCGCCGTATTGCTCGCGTCGGTGCTCACACTCGGCTACGTGCAGGCCAGCGCAGTTGGTCCACTGTCACTCGAGACAATCCTCGAGTTCCTGGGAATGCCACTCGGACAGGCGTGGCTCGTACAATTTGTGGCTGCACTCGCCGTCTGTGGCGCGCTCGCGCTTGGCTTTGCGGGCATCGGTTCTCGGCCCATCTGGCTTGGCGGTACCGCTCTCGGTTCGATCATCGTCGGCGGGGCAGTCAGTTGGACGAGTCACTCCGCAACGGCGATTGATCGCGTTCAGGGGATGGCCGTCGACTTCGTCCACATCGGCGGCGCGGCGCTCTGGGTCGGCGGACTCGTTGTCCTCGCGCTTGTCGTCCCCGCAGTGCTCCGGGAAACAGCGCCTGCGGACCGCAGCGCGCTGGCAGCAGGGACGATCCGGCGATACTCCCTGCTCGCACTCACTGGCGTCACCCTCGCCGGTGCAACCGGCCTCGCGCTTGCCGCCTGGCACGTCCCCTCGCTGTCTGCACTGTCGGACAGCATCTACGGCACAGCCCTCTCCGCGAAAACCTTGCTGGTCCTGCTGGCGCTTGGCCTTGGCGGCCTCACACGATTCATCTTGCTTCGCCACCTCGAGTCATCGCCTGCCGATCGTGGCGGCCTGACCGGTCGACTGTTCGAAACAGGCGACCAACTCCGCGAAGACGGCGGCGAGCCGCCCACCGACAGAGCGACCACCTCATTCGTTCGCGCTGTCCGCCTCGAGGTCGCCGTTCTCGTCGTCGTCCTGTTGCTATCGGGACTGCTCACATCCGTTCCCACAGCAGCGGTTGTTGGCGGCGAAGAAGACGACCTCGAACCCGCGACGATCGAGTTGGAAGGCGACGATGTCGACATGCTTCTGACTGCACTCCCCGGTGAGGCCTCAGCCGGCGCTTCAGGCGAGCAGTTCCACCTCGAGGAGAACGAGCCAATCGTCTTCGAAGTTGCGTTCATCGAGTCAGGAGCTGACGCCGATACCGAGGGTGATGAATCCGATGCCGCCGATATCGACTCCGATGAGCTACTCGAGTCCGACCAGACCGTTCGCCTCACGGCCGATGCCGTCGACGGCGATACAACGTTCGATATCGAACTCGAGCAGACCGACGACGGAACGTACGCGGCCGTCCAGCCGTTCGCCGATGACGGGAACTGGGATATCCGCGTGACTGGCAGTCCGGATGGGCAGTTCGTCAGTGAGTGGGTCGAAGCGTACGTGGCAGCCGAAGGAGATCACGATCACGATGATCACAATGGCGCTGATGACCATGATCACGAGCACGACCACGACGATCAGGCCGCAGCGGATGACTCCGAACACGACCACGACCCAGACACCGACTCGGCGTTTGCCACGCTCCTTCAGTTCGGCGCGATCACTATCGGCATCATTGGGAGCCTCGCCGTTGTCGTCGAATCCGTCCGACTCCGGGATCGAGGGTAG
- a CDS encoding arsenic resistance protein gives MDFVERYQTVFVFGAIIGGLALGQIAGVAPVADALILPFLMVMLFGAFAGMPLSRLRSAFGNRRVAGSSLLINFIWNPVLAVVLGAIFLHEYPALWVGLIMLMVTPCTDWYLIFTDIADGDVPLATSILPYNLILQLVLLPVYLYVFAGELVELPLELLVESVVLVLVVPLVLAVGVRRGLHRWRSDQWFRQSFLPVLSPLQIIFLSLAIGAMFASQGQEVLENPGLLALLAVPVVCFYVINLGLGFAIGQALSFSYEEVVCFNNTILSRNSPTALAIAVVAFPHEPLIPLALVIGPLLELPLLGLIAQVHQGIRERAWWPGESSVSLEKN, from the coding sequence ATGGATTTCGTCGAGCGATATCAGACCGTATTCGTTTTCGGGGCGATCATCGGTGGCCTTGCGCTTGGGCAGATTGCCGGTGTGGCCCCAGTTGCAGATGCGCTCATCCTCCCCTTCTTGATGGTGATGTTATTCGGCGCGTTCGCGGGAATGCCACTCTCGAGGCTCCGGTCTGCCTTCGGTAATCGTCGGGTCGCTGGCTCGAGCCTCCTGATAAACTTTATTTGGAATCCCGTCCTCGCTGTGGTCCTCGGTGCGATTTTCCTTCATGAGTATCCTGCGCTGTGGGTTGGCCTGATCATGCTTATGGTGACGCCGTGTACGGACTGGTACCTGATCTTTACCGACATCGCCGATGGCGATGTCCCGCTTGCAACGTCTATCCTCCCGTATAACCTGATTTTGCAACTCGTCTTGTTGCCCGTCTACCTGTACGTCTTTGCAGGCGAACTCGTTGAACTCCCGCTCGAGTTGCTGGTCGAGAGTGTCGTGCTCGTGTTGGTCGTGCCACTCGTTCTCGCCGTGGGTGTCCGCAGAGGACTGCATCGCTGGCGAAGCGACCAGTGGTTTCGACAGTCGTTTCTCCCGGTACTCAGCCCACTCCAGATTATCTTCTTGAGCCTCGCTATTGGCGCGATGTTCGCCTCACAAGGACAGGAAGTTCTCGAGAATCCGGGCTTGCTTGCACTGCTTGCGGTGCCAGTGGTCTGCTTTTATGTAATCAATCTCGGTCTCGGGTTCGCCATTGGGCAGGCACTATCGTTCTCGTACGAGGAGGTCGTCTGTTTCAACAATACGATTTTGTCGCGGAACTCTCCGACTGCGCTTGCAATCGCCGTCGTCGCGTTCCCCCACGAGCCGTTGATTCCGCTGGCACTGGTCATCGGCCCACTGTTGGAACTCCCGTTGTTAGGACTCATTGCACAGGTTCATCAGGGCATTCGAGAACGAGCGTGGTGGCCCGGAGAGTCGTCTGTCTCACTCGAGAAGAATTGA
- a CDS encoding branched-chain amino acid transaminase gives MGFDEMDVDTIWMDGEFVDWDDAQIHVLTHGLHYGSGVFEGARCYDTEEGPAIFRWEEHLDRLYQSAKPYEMEIDFSKEELTEATLELIERQELPSCYIRPIAYYGYNSLGVSPADCPTKTAIAVWPWGAYLGEEALEQGIEVMISSWRKHASSQIPTNAKTTGLYVNSMLAGEEARRNGFAEAIVLNKEGNVAEGPGENIFLVRDDEIYTPGLSESILDGITRDTVITLAEDLGYTVHDNVSISRGELNTADELFFTGSAAEVTPIRKVDNVVIGDGSRGPVTEDIQSEFFDVVERKTDAYDEWFTYV, from the coding sequence ATGGGATTCGACGAGATGGATGTCGACACGATCTGGATGGACGGCGAATTCGTCGACTGGGACGACGCCCAGATCCACGTGCTCACGCACGGACTCCACTACGGCAGCGGCGTCTTCGAGGGCGCGCGCTGTTATGACACCGAAGAGGGGCCCGCAATTTTCCGCTGGGAAGAGCACCTGGACCGACTCTACCAGTCCGCAAAGCCCTACGAGATGGAGATTGACTTCTCGAAGGAGGAACTCACCGAGGCCACACTCGAGCTCATCGAGCGCCAGGAACTGCCCTCCTGTTACATTCGCCCAATCGCGTACTACGGCTACAACTCACTCGGCGTGAGCCCCGCCGACTGCCCCACCAAGACCGCCATTGCTGTCTGGCCGTGGGGTGCCTACCTCGGCGAGGAAGCCTTAGAGCAGGGCATCGAAGTCATGATCTCCTCGTGGCGAAAACACGCCTCGAGTCAGATTCCAACGAACGCGAAGACGACAGGTCTGTACGTCAACAGCATGCTGGCGGGCGAGGAAGCCCGCCGGAACGGCTTCGCGGAAGCAATCGTCCTGAACAAGGAAGGCAACGTCGCGGAAGGCCCCGGCGAGAACATCTTCCTCGTGCGCGACGACGAAATCTACACGCCCGGCCTCTCGGAGTCGATTCTCGACGGCATCACCCGCGACACCGTCATCACGCTCGCCGAGGACCTCGGCTACACCGTCCACGACAACGTCTCGATCTCTCGAGGCGAACTCAACACGGCTGACGAGCTGTTTTTCACCGGCTCTGCAGCCGAAGTGACGCCTATCCGCAAAGTCGATAACGTCGTCATCGGCGACGGCTCGCGCGGGCCGGTCACTGAAGACATCCAGTCGGAGTTCTTCGATGTCGTCGAGCGCAAGACCGACGCGTACGACGAGTGGTTCACTTACGTCTAA